The DNA window TTTATTCCAATGCTCTTGGGTTTTGGCTGTAATCTGCCTGCAATTATGGCAACAAGAACTATAGAGGATAGGAAAGACAGACTGGTAACTATTCTGGTTAATCCTTTTATAAGCTGTGGCGCAAGACTACCTGTATATACATTGTTTATCGGAGCATTCTTTGCTGAAAGGATAGCAGGGAATGTATTATTCTCTCTCTATATTCTTGGGATGATCGTAGCTATTGTAATGGCTAAGATATTTCGCAGATTTCTGTTCAAGGGGCCAGCATCTCCATTTGTTATGGAACTTCCGCCTTATCGTATACCAACTGTAAATGGGCTTTTTATCCATATGTGGGAAAGAGGAGTGGTCTATTTAAAGAAAGCAGGAACAGTTATTTTTGTCGGGTGTGTCCTGATCTGGTTTTTGAGTAATTTCCCATGGCAGCCGCGATATTCAAAAGACTATAATGCTCTAATTGAACAGGCTCAAGAGAATGAAGGATTAGTTTCCAAACTGGAAAACGAAAAGGCATTTGAGAAAATGGAGAAGAGTTATGCGGGAAGGCTTGGCAGGATGATCTCCCCTGTGTTCAAGCCTTTGGGATTCGACGATTGGAAGACGTCTGTAGGATTAATTGGGGGGTTTATTGCAAAGGAAGTTGTTGTTGGAACATTAGGAACGCTTCATTCAGTTGGTGAAGCGGATGAAGAATCCAAAACTCTGCGTCAGGCACTTCAGAATCAGAAGCGTTCCGATGGAAGCAGAATGTATAATCCTTTAGTTGCCTACAGCCTTATGGTTTTTGTGCTTCTATATATGCCGTGCGTGGCTGTGATTGCAGTAATAAAGAGAGAAACAAATTCGTGGAGATGGCCGATATTTACAGCAGTTTATACCACTGCTGTTGCATGGATAGTTGCCTTCCTTATTTATCAGGGCGGAATGCTGCTAGGGTTTGGAGGGTAGCGTGAAACTCACGGGTAAAAGGAAAGGCATTAATCCAAAGATATTAGAAGAGATAGCAGAATATATCAATCAAATAAACTATGGAGAGGTGGTAATAGTAATTCATGATTCAAAAATCGTTCAAATAGAAAGAAAAGAGAAAAAGCGCTTTTAATTTAAGCCAGCTACTGTATAAACAGAGCTAAAAATTTAAATTGGCTCTACTATGCCGACTGAACAAGCAGAGGTCATAGAGCAAGAAGTAAGGAGAAGGAAATGAAATTTGACCTCAGGATTGGATTAGTCGGTGTTTTAATTATTGTTTTTCTCAGCAGTGCTTGTATAGGAGGCGCTGAAACTGCTCAAAAAGGAGTTACAGAAGAACAGGGAGGAACGGCAGCAAAGATAATAGACTTATTACAAAGGAAAGGAATTATTACAGTTTCAGAAGCAGAAGAGTTGAAGAAAGAGCTCATAACGGAGAAGCAGAAGGAAAAAGCCGGCTTTAAGGTTCCGCAGATTGGTTCAGATAAGATGAAGATCGGGGGAATGATTAAATTTAGAAATTCTCATTACCGGGGACATAAAGAGGATAGATCGACAACATCAAGCGGGAAGAAAGACTATGATACTTTTAAGGTTCCGGACGATTCCCTTGATATTGAGGGAGAAATTACAGACGACTGGAACTACGGTATCAGCCTTACGATGAACGAACAGGATAATGGGAGCAATCTAAGGGATATATGGATGCAATGGACAGGTTTACCGTATGCTGCAATAACAGCCGGTCAGTTCAATGTTCCATTCAGGGAAGGGGTGGATACAATAGAAGAAGTAGAAGTAGTTGATTCCATAACACCTGAAAGAGATATTGGTGTGGCAATTAGCGGAGATATCCTGGATGAGAAAATTACTTATGCTTTAGGTGTATTTAATGGGAACGGCATCAATACCTCGGATGATAATGACCAGAAGGACATTATAGGAAGAGTAGTTGTCTCTCCCTTTAAAGGCAGTAATGGGGTATTGGAGGGATTGAGCATGGGTGTATCAGTTCAGGGAGGACGTCAGCCTAATGAAACTTCTGAAGGAATTACTTATGGCGGAGACAGAACAAGAATCGGCGGCTTGCTCAAATATGAAGGGAATATAGCC is part of the bacterium genome and encodes:
- a CDS encoding YezD family protein; translation: MNPKILEEIAEYINQINYGEVVIVIHDSKIVQIERKEKKRF
- a CDS encoding OprO/OprP family phosphate-selective porin encodes the protein MKFDLRIGLVGVLIIVFLSSACIGGAETAQKGVTEEQGGTAAKIIDLLQRKGIITVSEAEELKKELITEKQKEKAGFKVPQIGSDKMKIGGMIKFRNSHYRGHKEDRSTTSSGKKDYDTFKVPDDSLDIEGEITDDWNYGISLTMNEQDNGSNLRDIWMQWTGLPYAAITAGQFNVPFREGVDTIEEVEVVDSITPERDIGVAISGDILDEKITYALGVFNGNGINTSDDNDQKDIIGRVVVSPFKGSNGVLEGLSMGVSVQGGRQPNETSEGITYGGDRTRIGGLLKYEGNIANRGFKLQGEYIQQKRDRDDQKADISSNGWYAQATYELSPKWWSVYQYGVYNPNGKSSNDIRRTSTVGIKYTFNEYTSIQMDYRTLEYPNSKNGQELLTELTLEF